The Flavobacterium johnsoniae genomic sequence AAAACGGAAAAGTTTTTGATTCTTCTTACCCACGTAAAAAACCAATCGAATTTAAATTAGGAATCGGACAAGTTATCGAAGGATGGGACGAAGGTATCGCTTTATTGCAAGTTGGAGACAAAGCTCGTTTTGTAATTCCATCTGATTTGGCTTATGGACCATCTGGTGCTGGCGGAGTTATTCCTCCTCATGCAACTTTGATTTTTGACGTTGAATTAATGGACGTGAAATAAGAGTTTATAAACAATTTAGTATTGTTTTAAATAGTAATCCCATATGTTTTGGCATATGGGATTTTTTTATATTTACTAAAAAACAAAGACGATGAAAAATATTTTAATTCTTGGAGGACTTGCATTATTTGTGGTTTCTTGCGGAACTCAGAAAGCTGCGCCAGTTGTATCTGCGCCTGTAGCAGAAGCTTCTAAAACTGTTGCATTAACACCTGAATTAGAAGCAGGTAAAAATTTGTATGATAATAATTGTGCAAAATGCCACAAATTGTACGAACCAAAAAAGTTTACAAAAGAAGAATGGACACCAATTTTGGTTAGAATGGGTAAAAAAGCAAAATTAGATGAAACTCAAATGGCATCAATTACAAATTATATTGATTCACAATTGTAATTCTATATTTTAAAAAACTATAAAAAAAACTGTTCAATCGAACAGTTTTTTTATTTTCAAATAGATATAAAAAAAACACCGTCACAGAATGAGGTGTTTAATAAGTTATGAATGATGCAATACTTCCGTATTATCTACAGCAATTACTTTTAAAGTTTTAACTCCAGCTGGTAATTCCCAATCAACTTCGTCATTTTCTTTAAAACCAATAATAGCAACGCTTAAAGGCGCTAGAATTGATATTTTAGATTGTTTTACATCTGCAGCAGAAGGCAAAACGATTTGAATTTTCATTTGTTTCTTGGCTTGTACATCTTCTATCGTTACAAATGAATTAATTCTGATTACCGAACTGTCAAGTTCGTTTTCTTTACTTATTACAGCACGATCTAATTCTTGCGAAAGTTGATTGGCTTCTTTAGTATTTGTTGAGTTTTTGCTTTTTAAAATCAATTCTCTTAAAAATTGATAATCTGATTTACAGAAAGTTGGAATAGGTTTCATATCTATTTGAATTTTATTGTTATGCATTATTATTGTTCGTTTTAATGATTTCTTCTTTTTTGATTTGACAACAGGTCATTTACCAAATTAAAATGGCAAAATTTTAAATAATAGGAAAAACAAAAAAATACTTGATCAAAATATTATTTTGTCAAATAACGAAATGTTTAAACTGATGTAAAATCCTCCGCCCGAAAGAAGAAATTGAAGTAGACGGAGGCCTAAAAAATAAAGGCCTTATTATGCGAAATAATTACAGCACAAAACGGTCTTGCATTGCAAAACGTCTTTATAGAAGCTGTATGTGATATTATATTTCCCATAAGGAGATTAAAATTGATCTGCAAAGATAGGTAATCTTTTTGAATTTTATACGTATTTACTTCCATTTAATGCCACAGCCCAAACTTGGTTTCTGTGTTTCCTTCAAACTTCGGTTGTAAATTAGGGCGTCAATTGCGCCTCTTAAATCGTTTCCGCTAAGAGGAATTCCGTTGCCAGGTCTAGAATCATCGAGTTGTCCGCGGTAAAATAATTTGTCTTGACTATCAAATAAATAAAAATCTGGAGTGCAAGCTGCTTGATAAGCTTTCGCCGTTTCTTGACTTTCATCGTATAAATAAGGAAAATCAATTTTATTTTCTAGAGCAAAATCGGCCATTAATTCTGGAGAATCCTGTGGGTATTTTACAACATCATTGCTAGAAATAGCAATTACGCCAAGTCCTTGAACACGATAATCATTAGCAACCATAATTACTTCTGGCATAACATGATGCACAAATGGACAATGATTACAGATAAACATGACCAAAGTTCCTTTCGATCCTTTCAAATCTTCAAAAGATAAAGTATCATTAGAATTAGTATCTTTTAGATAAAAATCTGGAGCAATTGTGCCTAAAGGAAGCATTGTAGATTCTGTTCGTGCCATTTTACTAGAAATTTGATTTTCAAAAATAGCTTTAAAAATCTGTAAATAAAAGAGCACAAGAATAAAAAAGTATCCAAAGAAGCAGTTAGCCCATTTAGCTTGCTTCTTGGGATACTTTTTATTTTTTTATGAATTTAAAAACTGAAGTAAATCTTCATTTAGTTTTTCTCTATCAGTATAAAATAATCCGTGAGGAGCGCCTTCGTATTCTATAAATGTATTATTCTTAATACTTTCAGCAGCTTTTCTTGAAGTAAGATCTATTGGAACAATTTTATCATCGTTTCCATGAATGATAAGCGTGGGAACTTTTATAAAATCCAATTCATCTCTAAAATCGGTAAATGAAAATGATTCAGCACATTTTAATGTTGCACGGGGAGAAGCCACAGAACAAAGAGATCTGTAATATTCTAACAAAGGCGTACTTAATGGTTTGTTGATGATATTGATACCAAAAAAAGTTTTTCCGAAATTATCAATAAATCCAATTCTATCTTCTTTGATTGCTGCGGCAGTATTTTCGCTTTTTTCTTTTGGATGTCCGTCTGGATTATCATTTGTTTTTAATAAAAATGGAATAATAGAAGATATTAAAGCAATTTTAGAAACATTTTTTCCACCATGACGGCTAAAATAGCGAACAACTTCTCCACCGCCCATTGAGAAGCCAACAAGCGTTACATTTTCTAATTCTAATTGTTCAATAATTTCCTGAAGATCATCTGTTAAGGTGTCGTAATCGTATCCGTCCCAAGGTTGAGATGATTTTCCGAAACCGCGACGGTCATATGCAATAACTCTGAAATTATTTTGTACTAAATGATCAATTTGATATTCCCACATTTCATTAGAGAGTGGCCAGCCATGTATTAAAATTACAGGTTTTCCCTGACCGTAATCTTTTACATAAAGCCTCACATTTTGTGCGGTTTCAATATATTTATCTGTATGAATCTGTTTTAAGTTAGATTCAAAATCTTTTATAGAAAGGCAGGCATTTGGTTCTGTATGTTCCATGATATATCTTTTTTTACGTGAGTTTAATTCTTTTATTTAAGTAAAATTAGAATGGAAGCGAAAGAAAAGGGTTACAGAATTAGGACGATTAATTACAAAATTAATAGGTTTGTAATTTAACACTATAGAAATGGATTTAACTTGGAGCGAATTTGAAAGAACTGATATGCGTGTTGGAACAATTATAGATGTAAATGATTTTCCCGAAGCACGAAAACCAGCTTTTCAACTTACAATTGATTTCGGATCTGAAATTGGGATTAGAAAATCATCGGCGCAAATAACAAAAAGATACCAAAAAGAGGATTTGTTGAATCGTCAGATTGTTGCGGTTGTCAATTTTCCTAAAAAACAAATTGGAAAATTTATGAGCGAATGTTTGGTTCTCGGCGCTGTAGGCGAGGAGGGAGACGTTATTCTATTGGCTCCCGATTTTAAGATAGAAAATGGTTTGCGCATTGGTTAATGGGCTATTAAGTCAATAACTACATATAGAATAAGAAAAATAAGCACTATTAAAATTGCTGGTAAAAGTATATTTACTATTGCTTTTCCAATAGAAAATTTCTGTACAATTGATACTCCAATTATAAGAAGTATTAAGGACCACACCATTAAAAATAGATCGATGAAAATAAAAATATAAGAAATAATATTGTTTAATAATTCATCGCTGGAGTATAAGAATGTAGATTGAAAAATCGAATTTCCATAGAATAAAATTTGAACAAAATATACAAATAAAGAAATGATTGCTGGGATTAAGGAGTAAGCAAGTACTCTTAAAATTGATTCTGTACTTGCTTTTCCGTTAAGATATTCCCCTGTTTTGCTTACTAGAAATGCATAAATGTAATTTAATAACCATCCGAAAAGAAGACCAATTAAAAGACTAAAACCAATAATTCCCCAAATGGGAATATTATCTCCCATACTTTTCGTTTCTGCTTTGTCAAGTGCTTTAACAATTCCAGATAGAATTAATAATAATATTACGTGCTTATTGTATTTGTAATTATCAATAAATTGAAAAGCTTTTTTTGGAGAAGTGCATATTTTTTCTAAAATATTTTTTGGATTAACAGCTTCTTCTTTCGAATTATAATTTGTCATTTTTCTAGATTTTAGCAATGAAATCTTTTAGTATATCTTGTCCTTCTTCCCAAAATTTTAAATCAGAATCGGAGTTAATGTGACCTTGCTGACCAACATTTACAAAATCGCTTCCCCATTTTTCTGCAAGATATTTTTTTCTTTCAAAAGACGCATAAGGATCATTTTCGCTTGCCACAACTACAGAAGGAAATGGTAATTTGTAAAGCGGAATAGGCGAAAAATTTCTAGTGCATTCTGGTGTGTGTTGAGGTGAATCGACATCAGCGGGAGCAACTAAAAATGCGCCAATTATATTTGGATTATTATTTTTTTCGGCCCAATGTAAAACTAATGAAACCGCTAAACTATGTGCTACTAAAATAGTTGGTTTGTCTAGTTTTGAAATATTTTCGTTTAATCTTTTAAGCCATTCTTCTCGAATTGGTTCGTCCCAATTATCTTGCACAACACGAATTGAGTTTTCGAATTTTGCATGCCAAAAGGTTTGCCAATGTTTTTCTCCAGAATCTCCAAGTCCCGGTATAATTAATAATTGTGTCTCCATTGCCGTGGAATTTTATTTAGTGATTATTTTTTGCGTTCTTTTAAAATTCTGTTTACTTCATTAACCAAAAGTGGAAAACCAGGTTCTGTCATTCCGTGACCGTAACCGTCTAATTCGTACAATTTAGTTTGAGTATGTCCAACCAATTTCATCATTCTTGCCATATAGGCGTTTTCTTCATAACGTCCTAACATTTCTAATTCACGATCTCCAGTGATTAACAATAAAGGCGGAGCATCTGCGCGAACATGGTATAAAGGAGCAAATTCGTCAATTGTAGGCTGTTTTTCTGGAATTCCGTTTTCTCTTCTAATTTCAAAATGCGTGATGCATTGTCCGCTAAATGGAATTAATCCTGCAATTTGATTTGCATCAATGTTTTCTTTCTGAAGATATTTTTTATTAAGACCAATCATTAAAGCTAAATATCCACCAGCTGAATGTCCAGAAACAAAAATTTGAGATTTATCACCTCCGTAATTTGAAATATTATTAAAAGCCCAAGCTACTGCCGCTGCTGCATCTTCAATAGATTTTGCCGCTTTTGCTTTTGGCGAAAGTCTGTAATTAACTCCAATAATAGCAAAACCTTTATTTTTTAAAGCCTCAGGAATTTCTTTATTTCCGCCTGTTAATCCGCCGCCATGAAACCAGACGATAGTTGCGAAATCTTTTTTATTTTTTGGATAGTAAATATCTAATACACATCTTTCGTTAATATATTTATCAGATTTATTTACAGTAGCATTGTAATATTGAATGTTATTTTTTGTTTCGTATTCTAGATTTTGTGCAGAAAGAGAAATTCCGAAGAAGATGAAACTGAAAAGAAGAATTAATTTTTTCATTTTTTGTTGTTAGATGTGAAATGTTAGAAGTAAAATATCATTTGAGAAAAATAAGCGAATTGCACGTCTCACATTTTACAATTCACGTCTCATATATAAATGTATAAAAAAAGTCCAAAATGCAGAACAATTTGGACTCGTACTTTTTGAAAAGTTTTATTTTGAATTAAATATCATCAAAATCAATATCTGTAAAGCTAGATCTTTGGGTTTCTACTTTTTCAGAGCTGTATTCTTTTTTAAAATCTTTTTGATGTCTTTCAGAAATTACTTCTTCGCCTTTGTGGTTCAAAACGTATGAAGTCATTTCTTCTAATATTTCGGCAAAAGCACTAAAATCTTCTTTGTATAAGTAAATTTTGTGTTTTTTGAAGTGAAACGAACCGTCTTCTTCAGTAAATTTTTTGCTTTCGGTAATCGTGATATAGTAATCATCAGCTTTGGTAGCTCTCACATCAAAGAAATAAGTTCTTCTTCCTGCTCGTAATACTTTA encodes the following:
- a CDS encoding PUR family DNA/RNA-binding protein; its protein translation is MRENDMLEKEEIFSKVLRAGRRTYFFDVRATKADDYYITITESKKFTEEDGSFHFKKHKIYLYKEDFSAFAEILEEMTSYVLNHKGEEVISERHQKDFKKEYSSEKVETQRSSFTDIDFDDI
- a CDS encoding thioredoxin family protein codes for the protein MARTESTMLPLGTIAPDFYLKDTNSNDTLSFEDLKGSKGTLVMFICNHCPFVHHVMPEVIMVANDYRVQGLGVIAISSNDVVKYPQDSPELMADFALENKIDFPYLYDESQETAKAYQAACTPDFYLFDSQDKLFYRGQLDDSRPGNGIPLSGNDLRGAIDALIYNRSLKETQKPSLGCGIKWK
- a CDS encoding alpha/beta hydrolase, yielding MKKLILLFSFIFFGISLSAQNLEYETKNNIQYYNATVNKSDKYINERCVLDIYYPKNKKDFATIVWFHGGGLTGGNKEIPEALKNKGFAIIGVNYRLSPKAKAAKSIEDAAAAVAWAFNNISNYGGDKSQIFVSGHSAGGYLALMIGLNKKYLQKENIDANQIAGLIPFSGQCITHFEIRRENGIPEKQPTIDEFAPLYHVRADAPPLLLITGDRELEMLGRYEENAYMARMMKLVGHTQTKLYELDGYGHGMTEPGFPLLVNEVNRILKERKK
- a CDS encoding alpha/beta fold hydrolase → MEHTEPNACLSIKDFESNLKQIHTDKYIETAQNVRLYVKDYGQGKPVILIHGWPLSNEMWEYQIDHLVQNNFRVIAYDRRGFGKSSQPWDGYDYDTLTDDLQEIIEQLELENVTLVGFSMGGGEVVRYFSRHGGKNVSKIALISSIIPFLLKTNDNPDGHPKEKSENTAAAIKEDRIGFIDNFGKTFFGINIINKPLSTPLLEYYRSLCSVASPRATLKCAESFSFTDFRDELDFIKVPTLIIHGNDDKIVPIDLTSRKAAESIKNNTFIEYEGAPHGLFYTDREKLNEDLLQFLNS
- a CDS encoding YIP1 family protein — translated: MTNYNSKEEAVNPKNILEKICTSPKKAFQFIDNYKYNKHVILLLILSGIVKALDKAETKSMGDNIPIWGIIGFSLLIGLLFGWLLNYIYAFLVSKTGEYLNGKASTESILRVLAYSLIPAIISLFVYFVQILFYGNSIFQSTFLYSSDELLNNIISYIFIFIDLFLMVWSLILLIIGVSIVQKFSIGKAIVNILLPAILIVLIFLILYVVIDLIAH
- a CDS encoding c-type cytochrome, coding for MKNILILGGLALFVVSCGTQKAAPVVSAPVAEASKTVALTPELEAGKNLYDNNCAKCHKLYEPKKFTKEEWTPILVRMGKKAKLDETQMASITNYIDSQL
- a CDS encoding tRNA-binding protein; the protein is MDLTWSEFERTDMRVGTIIDVNDFPEARKPAFQLTIDFGSEIGIRKSSAQITKRYQKEDLLNRQIVAVVNFPKKQIGKFMSECLVLGAVGEEGDVILLAPDFKIENGLRIG
- a CDS encoding RBBP9/YdeN family alpha/beta hydrolase, producing the protein METQLLIIPGLGDSGEKHWQTFWHAKFENSIRVVQDNWDEPIREEWLKRLNENISKLDKPTILVAHSLAVSLVLHWAEKNNNPNIIGAFLVAPADVDSPQHTPECTRNFSPIPLYKLPFPSVVVASENDPYASFERKKYLAEKWGSDFVNVGQQGHINSDSDLKFWEEGQDILKDFIAKI
- a CDS encoding GreA/GreB family elongation factor, with translation MHNNKIQIDMKPIPTFCKSDYQFLRELILKSKNSTNTKEANQLSQELDRAVISKENELDSSVIRINSFVTIEDVQAKKQMKIQIVLPSAADVKQSKISILAPLSVAIIGFKENDEVDWELPAGVKTLKVIAVDNTEVLHHS